From the Chitinophaga lutea genome, the window GTAAACAGCCCATGGATAAAACCGCCGCGGAAAAGATCATCGCCAGCACCCTGGAAGCCCCCATCGCCACGCAGGAAGTATGGGCGGCCGGCGTCACTTACTTCCGCAGCCGCACCGCCCGCATGGAAGAATCAGAAGATTCCGGCGGCGCTACCTTTTACGACAAGGTATATGAGGCGGAAAGACCCGAGATATTCTTCAAAGCCACACCCCACCGCGTATCCGGCCACCTGCAAACCGTATACATCCGCAATGATTCTTCGTGGGACGTGCCCGAGCCGGAACTGACGCTGTTCGTGAGCAGCCACGGCACCATCGAAGGCTACACCGTCGGGAACGATATGAGCTCCCGCAGCATCGAAGGCGAAAACCCGCTCTACCTGCCGCAGGCGAAGGTGTACGAAAAATGCGCCGGGCTGGGGCCCTGCCTCACCGTCACGGACGTACCCATCCCGCCGGACACGCTCATCAAAATGGCGATCTACCGCAACGGTACGCAGCAGTATGCCGATAGTGTGACCATCAGCCAGATGAAGCGCAGCCACCAGGAACTGGTGGACTACCTGTTCAGGGGTTGCGCCTTCCCGGAGGGGTGTTACCTGATGACGGGCACCTGCCTGGTGCCGGAAAACAGCTTCACGCTGCAGGACAACGACCGGGTAGAGATCAGCATCGACCACATCGGCACGCTGATCAACGAAGTACAGACCATGCATTAAAACGCCGTTATGAATTCCACACTTGAAATGAAAAACGAAACGCTGTCGCCCCCCACGCGCAACAGCGCCCTGAAGCTGACTTTCGTGCTGGTGGTGAGCCTCTTCTTTTTATGGGCGCTCACCGGCAACCTCATTCCCGTGCTCATCCCGCACCTGCGGAAAGCCTGCCAGCTGAACGATTTCCAGTCCGCCTTCATCGATTCCGCGTATTGGGTGAGTTATTTCTTTTTTGCGCTGCCCGCGGCCTGGGTGATGCGGAAATGGAGTTATAAAACAGGCATCATCACCGGGCTGCTGATCGCCGCTGCCGGGGCCGTGCTGTTTTTTCCCGCGGCGGAACTGCGTTCATTCGGATTATTCCTCTTCGCGCTGTTCCTTGTGGCGGCGGGCATGACCTTTCTTGAAACGGCGGCCAATCCTTACATCACCGTCATCGGGCCGAAAGAAACGTCCGTGCAGCGCCTCAACTTCGCGCAGGCCTTCAACGGGCTGGGCGCGTTTGTGGCGGCGTTTTTCCTGAGCAAGGTGATTTTATCCGGCAAGGAATACAGCGAAGCGCAGTTAAGCGCCATGAGCCCGGAAACGCTGAACAGCTATCTGCTGAGTGAAGCGCGGTCGGTGCAGGTGCCTTACCTCGTCATTGCCGGTACGCTGCTGGTAGTGGCGCTTATTTTCAGGCTGGCGCATTTCCCGAAAGTGCAGGAAGAACATGGCAGCGGATTCAGCCTGAACCTCCGGGTGTTCCGCCATACGCATTTCCGCTGGGGCGTGATTGCGCAGTTCGCTTACGTGGGCGCGCAGGTATGCATATCCAGCTTTTTCATCCGGTATGCGGGCTTCAGCGCCGGTATGCCCGAAACGGAGGCGACCACCTTCCTGGGCATGCTGCTGCTTTGTTTTATGCTGGGGCGTTATGCGGGTACGCTGCTGATGCGGAAGATCGCCCCACGCCTGCTGCTGATGATCTACAGCGGGGCCTGTGTGCTGCTGCTGGCGTATTGCGTGCTGCACGGCGGCATGATGGGTGTGTATTTCCTGCTGGCGGTGGAATTCTTCATGTCCATCATGTTCCCCACCATTTTTTCCATGGCCATCAAAGACCTGGGTAACGAAACAAAAACCGCGTCCGCATTCCTCGTGATGTCGATCGTAGGCGGTGCGCTGGTGCCGCTGGGATTGGGCGCCACGGCGTATTATTACGACGTGCAGCTGGCTTATGCGGTACCACTCGTTTGTTTCGCGGTGGTACTATATTACGCCTGGCGGCATTCGCTGCCGGCGCCGGTAAAAGAACTGCCTTCCCTCTAAAGGGAAAGCAGTTCTTCCGCTGTTTTACGGCTCAGGCCGAAATAAAAACGCTGGCCGGGCACATACCTTTCACGCAGTTCAAAATTCTCGAACGAAGGCCCGCCCGGTATGTCGATATAATGCTTCGGGTCGTTCCCTCCGCCGTTCCAATACTTCGCCCGGCCGTTTACCCGCACCTGCAACGAGGCATCGGCGTCCTTCTTTTCTTTCCGCCAATATTGCGTCAGCATATAGAAAGGCCGGTAACGCCAGTTCCACCGCATCAAATACGCCGGCTGCTGCGGCCATGCAGCCAGTTCGGCGAATGACTCGTCGGGCGTGGCGGCTACGATCCAATCGCCGTTCTTTCCCCTTCTCATGCGATCGGCGGGATATGGGCTCTTCTCGATGAAATCGATCCCGTCAAATCCCGCATACAACGCCCTTGCATTCACCACGGAATCTTTGAGGTACAATTTCCTGAGCCGGGAATAGTTGCCCATGGTGGCCGTAATGCCGCACCGTTCCATCGGCGCGCTGTCGGGGTGATGGAACACTTCTATACACACCTCCTCTGGCCTGTTCCGGAAAATGCTCAGTTTCAGGTAAGGATGCGCGCCGTTGGCGAATTGTTCGATCTGTACGTACATGCCCACCGCATCGGGGGTATTGAACGTATCGCTGACCCACATCAGCTTGCCCCACTTTCCGTCCGAAGCGGAAGGAGAAATTTCACTGAATTCAATACGCCCGTTCACCACCGGCTCCACTGCCATGTAGTTGATGTGGTAAACAAGGCCCA encodes:
- a CDS encoding fumarylacetoacetate hydrolase family protein, whose protein sequence is MNTIRIYKTPGALLAFHQGQYYSFLTDWNSFVNRKGLYQAILTELNSKQPMDKTAAEKIIASTLEAPIATQEVWAAGVTYFRSRTARMEESEDSGGATFYDKVYEAERPEIFFKATPHRVSGHLQTVYIRNDSSWDVPEPELTLFVSSHGTIEGYTVGNDMSSRSIEGENPLYLPQAKVYEKCAGLGPCLTVTDVPIPPDTLIKMAIYRNGTQQYADSVTISQMKRSHQELVDYLFRGCAFPEGCYLMTGTCLVPENSFTLQDNDRVEISIDHIGTLINEVQTMH
- the fucP gene encoding L-fucose:H+ symporter permease, with the translated sequence MNSTLEMKNETLSPPTRNSALKLTFVLVVSLFFLWALTGNLIPVLIPHLRKACQLNDFQSAFIDSAYWVSYFFFALPAAWVMRKWSYKTGIITGLLIAAAGAVLFFPAAELRSFGLFLFALFLVAAGMTFLETAANPYITVIGPKETSVQRLNFAQAFNGLGAFVAAFFLSKVILSGKEYSEAQLSAMSPETLNSYLLSEARSVQVPYLVIAGTLLVVALIFRLAHFPKVQEEHGSGFSLNLRVFRHTHFRWGVIAQFAYVGAQVCISSFFIRYAGFSAGMPETEATTFLGMLLLCFMLGRYAGTLLMRKIAPRLLLMIYSGACVLLLAYCVLHGGMMGVYFLLAVEFFMSIMFPTIFSMAIKDLGNETKTASAFLVMSIVGGALVPLGLGATAYYYDVQLAYAVPLVCFAVVLYYAWRHSLPAPVKELPSL